From Alphaproteobacteria bacterium, one genomic window encodes:
- a CDS encoding DUF4170 domain-containing protein has protein sequence MAKQLLHMVLGGRLKSLDGNEFADLDKVDVVGLYPNYEEAKKVWRSKAQATVDDAMTKYFVIHVHRLLDPDDD, from the coding sequence ATGGCGAAGCAGCTATTGCATATGGTTCTGGGTGGCAGGCTGAAGTCACTGGACGGTAACGAGTTCGCGGATCTCGACAAGGTCGATGTGGTGGGCCTGTATCCCAATTACGAAGAAGCGAAGAAGGTCTGGCGCAGCAAGGCGCAGGCCACGGTCGACGACGCCATGACCAAATACTTCGTCATCCATGTCCATCGACTGCTCGATCCCGACGACGATTGA
- a CDS encoding lysylphosphatidylglycerol synthase domain-containing protein → MPRKKILLRLLSYAVTLAMLGYVFATVNFESIIGRYALLSWRDLLLLLFLMAVIILVGTLRLERLLTYFGNGQIRFVETFQANIAGLISSLVFINIIGSMLGRYYVLRRSGVCVDTHVAIVTLERMLLVLISGCLLAVGLVVLWGTPALLAAANEIALIEVMSVILLTILVTFLTFRWRREIAVFRRLLSARYSLRIGLLALLTLAAQGVMLSIYVISARNQGIIDIDWLHLAAAAAVVSFAAGLPISVNGWGVREVSAIYAFGHLGVSAVDATALSVLVGLVSTAAIVFSAPILALPRRTKAIVAQIPTSNYMGQPQSPGIAPANTAFLLFAGPLAALLVFITLHVPFHETLIAINLSDPLAILALALAVLSWLSTGPPPFRIPRAFGWWIAGLTLLILFGFLNGVARFGVTDWALNNRLFGWAILLGYLSLGAMMVATWGNHGLRRIAEVVLTAGAVITIFDLIHREVIGFFDVDIFVLSNFEGFSANRNAFAFQLLISASVGLAYSKLIARTRRATVYCPLLGAVFAGIWRTYSLTGLIAGICLVLGLMLFRMVDLRILVKSILWTVFIILAIWLIPWAIGFLLTGDSTSISTTAPNLYIPSSQAERWMSIKRGLEMWYQNPVFGAGLGAFADLRLGEHGQILVIHSVLIWLLAEFGVIGLFLVASLPVAVFIRALRWRLSSLPPPVVLLLAVVVCFTVFGLTHDIFYQRVFWLILGGCAAAWAGRRRNIVTRD, encoded by the coding sequence ATGCCAAGAAAGAAAATTCTTCTCCGGCTGCTTTCATACGCCGTAACGCTGGCAATGCTGGGTTATGTTTTTGCCACGGTGAATTTTGAGTCGATTATCGGCCGCTACGCGCTTCTGTCCTGGCGCGACCTGTTATTACTTCTTTTCCTTATGGCGGTTATCATTCTTGTTGGAACGCTGCGCCTAGAACGCCTGTTGACCTATTTTGGCAATGGCCAAATCCGGTTTGTGGAGACATTTCAGGCAAACATTGCGGGGCTGATATCTAGCCTCGTATTCATCAATATTATCGGCTCCATGCTTGGGCGGTATTACGTCTTGCGGCGCAGCGGCGTATGCGTTGACACCCATGTGGCAATTGTCACTCTCGAGCGCATGCTTTTGGTTCTGATCAGCGGCTGTCTCCTCGCTGTCGGATTGGTCGTCCTATGGGGAACGCCGGCGCTGCTCGCCGCAGCCAACGAGATTGCATTGATCGAGGTAATGTCGGTAATTCTACTGACCATCCTGGTGACGTTTCTTACGTTTCGGTGGCGGCGCGAGATCGCGGTGTTTCGGAGGCTGCTCTCTGCCCGCTACTCCCTGCGTATTGGCCTCCTCGCGCTGTTAACTCTCGCGGCCCAAGGCGTCATGCTTTCGATCTACGTCATTTCCGCGCGGAACCAGGGTATCATCGATATCGATTGGCTGCACCTCGCCGCGGCGGCGGCAGTCGTTTCATTTGCGGCAGGGCTCCCGATTAGTGTCAATGGCTGGGGGGTTCGAGAAGTGAGTGCGATTTACGCATTCGGTCACCTTGGCGTTTCAGCCGTCGACGCTACGGCACTTTCGGTTTTGGTAGGGTTGGTGTCCACTGCGGCAATCGTATTTAGTGCGCCGATCCTGGCATTGCCACGGCGAACCAAAGCGATCGTAGCGCAAATCCCAACGTCAAATTACATGGGCCAGCCGCAAAGCCCTGGCATAGCCCCTGCGAATACGGCCTTTCTGCTGTTCGCAGGGCCTTTGGCCGCACTCCTTGTTTTTATAACGCTGCACGTTCCATTCCACGAGACACTTATCGCGATCAACCTGTCCGACCCTTTGGCGATTCTCGCCCTTGCACTTGCAGTGCTTTCCTGGTTGAGCACAGGGCCGCCGCCATTCCGTATTCCGCGAGCGTTCGGTTGGTGGATAGCAGGTCTTACACTGCTTATCCTGTTCGGGTTTTTGAACGGAGTTGCCCGATTTGGCGTAACGGACTGGGCCTTGAACAACCGGTTGTTTGGGTGGGCAATTCTGTTGGGATACCTCTCTCTCGGTGCCATGATGGTGGCGACTTGGGGAAATCATGGATTGCGGCGGATCGCGGAGGTCGTCCTAACGGCGGGTGCCGTGATTACAATCTTCGATTTGATCCATCGCGAAGTTATTGGATTCTTCGATGTAGACATTTTTGTACTCAGCAACTTTGAAGGTTTTTCCGCGAACAGGAATGCGTTTGCGTTCCAACTTCTCATCTCTGCATCAGTCGGCCTCGCCTATTCGAAGCTGATCGCTCGAACGCGACGGGCGACGGTGTACTGCCCGTTACTGGGCGCCGTATTCGCGGGTATCTGGCGCACTTACTCGTTAACCGGCTTGATTGCCGGAATCTGTCTCGTTCTCGGCTTAATGCTGTTCCGGATGGTGGATTTGAGAATTCTCGTCAAATCGATTTTGTGGACGGTCTTTATCATCCTGGCGATTTGGCTGATACCTTGGGCGATTGGTTTCCTGCTGACGGGCGACTCCACAAGTATCAGTACCACCGCGCCCAACTTATATATTCCAAGCAGTCAGGCCGAACGTTGGATGAGCATTAAAAGAGGGTTGGAAATGTGGTACCAAAACCCAGTATTCGGGGCTGGGTTGGGGGCATTCGCAGATCTCAGGTTAGGAGAACATGGCCAAATTCTTGTCATACACTCGGTGCTAATCTGGCTGCTGGCGGAATTTGGAGTGATCGGACTTTTTCTGGTGGCAAGTCTTCCTGTTGCTGTCTTTATACGGGCTCTTCGCTGGCGGTTGTCTTCCTTGCCGCCGCCCGTCGTACTTTTACTCGCGGTCGTCGTATGTTTTACGGTGTTTGGATTGACCCATGACATTTTTTACCAACGAGTATTTTGGCTCATACTTGGAGGGTGCGCCGCAGCCTGGGCTGGAAGGCGCAGGAATATTGTAACCCGGGATTAG
- a CDS encoding alpha/beta fold hydrolase — MPQIILNGISHNFIFQGLDGDPVLTLAHAQGFTMDSWASQIACFRDRYRVLALDLRGHGGTAMAGKPYRIEDIARDIIALLDLLKIDRTHYVGASLGGMAGFAMALDHAERLRSVSFVTTQGVLPQSSIDGQKAATAVMREQSVDARADAVLERYLRKGFREDEPEKYAELRRQFTANPVEGYAEAGDAIFAMNFDPRIGDIRVPTMVIAGSDDIATPPERMTLYRDGIPGARMATIPNAGHMPYVEEADAFNKVLAGFLDSLPRN, encoded by the coding sequence ATGCCCCAAATCATTCTCAACGGTATCAGCCACAATTTCATTTTCCAGGGCCTCGACGGCGACCCTGTCCTGACCCTGGCGCATGCGCAGGGCTTCACCATGGACAGCTGGGCGTCGCAGATCGCCTGTTTCCGCGACCGCTACCGGGTACTGGCGCTTGATCTGCGGGGTCATGGCGGCACCGCAATGGCCGGCAAGCCCTATCGGATAGAGGATATCGCGCGGGATATCATCGCGTTGCTCGATCTCCTGAAAATCGACAGGACCCACTATGTCGGCGCGTCGCTGGGCGGCATGGCGGGATTCGCGATGGCGCTGGATCACGCCGAGCGGCTGCGCAGTGTCTCCTTCGTCACCACGCAGGGCGTCCTGCCGCAGAGCAGCATCGACGGACAGAAGGCCGCCACGGCCGTCATGCGCGAACAGAGCGTCGATGCGCGCGCCGATGCCGTGCTGGAACGCTACCTGCGCAAGGGATTCCGGGAAGACGAACCGGAAAAATATGCGGAACTGCGCCGGCAGTTCACCGCCAACCCGGTCGAAGGCTATGCCGAAGCCGGCGACGCCATTTTCGCCATGAATTTCGACCCGCGGATCGGCGACATCCGCGTACCGACCATGGTTATTGCCGGCTCCGACGATATCGCGACGCCGCCGGAACGCATGACCCTGTACCGGGATGGCATCCCCGGCGCCCGGATGGCGACCATCCCGAACGCCGGGCATATGCCCTATGTCGAGGAAGCCGACGCCTTCAACAAGGTGCTTGCCGGCTTCCTCGATTCATTGCCCCGGAACTGA
- a CDS encoding FAD-dependent oxidoreductase: MAAENRFDIIVVGTGAAGLSAALAAAVKGRRVLVLEKAPVVGGTTAMSGGCIWVPGHHHMARLGVSDSREAVLEYIRAVSPEGWHNTEEPLWAAFVDHAPKMLKFVETHSPARFTPNRDPDPYAEAPGGMAFGRNVSPAPIRIAILGDWAAKVRRPTIDLRINYEEVVDRHFYSNPKKGMRTLLPRLLWRKWTGRHVRGNALTIGLLKGCLDHGVTVWTEAAARRLVQENGAVTGIEVLHDDETVSLAAGSVILASGGFEWNAEMMAEHFPGPVEWTATPSTNTGDGQRMAAEAGAQLDRMDQALIMGTTPVTYEGRVQGQPAADYFLPHSMIVNRHGRRFVNEKQMNIGLAFAERDPATGAPLHLPAWRIYDGQFAAKYPHALPNKSVPGNHFRAETLTELAGLIGVHPAGLEESARRFSEFARIGSDADFGRGGTIWDRNRGGDPGHKPNPTLGTIENPPFYAMPFKASFLGTKGGPRTNEKAQVLREDGTAIPGLYAAGNVMANSFGSTGVGAGTTLGPCLTWGYIAGMSAAGD; encoded by the coding sequence ATGGCGGCGGAAAACCGGTTTGACATAATTGTCGTCGGCACGGGAGCGGCGGGGCTGAGCGCGGCGCTGGCGGCCGCCGTAAAGGGCAGGCGGGTGCTCGTGCTGGAAAAGGCGCCGGTCGTTGGCGGCACCACCGCGATGTCCGGCGGCTGCATCTGGGTCCCCGGCCATCACCACATGGCCCGGCTGGGCGTCAGCGATTCACGCGAAGCCGTCCTGGAATACATCCGCGCCGTGTCGCCTGAGGGCTGGCACAACACTGAAGAGCCGCTCTGGGCGGCCTTCGTGGATCACGCGCCGAAGATGCTGAAATTCGTCGAAACCCACAGCCCGGCGCGATTCACGCCGAACCGCGATCCCGACCCCTATGCCGAAGCGCCAGGCGGCATGGCGTTCGGCCGCAACGTCTCGCCCGCGCCGATCCGGATCGCGATCCTCGGCGACTGGGCGGCGAAGGTGCGGCGGCCGACCATCGACCTGCGGATCAATTACGAGGAAGTGGTCGACCGGCACTTCTATTCCAATCCGAAGAAGGGGATGCGGACCCTGCTGCCAAGGCTGCTGTGGCGCAAATGGACCGGCCGGCATGTGCGCGGTAACGCGCTGACCATCGGGTTGCTGAAAGGCTGCCTGGATCATGGCGTGACGGTCTGGACCGAGGCGGCGGCCCGGCGGCTTGTGCAGGAAAACGGCGCCGTTACCGGGATTGAGGTCCTGCACGATGACGAAACAGTCAGCCTAGCAGCCGGTTCGGTGATCCTGGCCAGCGGCGGTTTCGAATGGAATGCGGAAATGATGGCGGAGCATTTTCCCGGCCCCGTCGAATGGACGGCGACGCCCTCGACCAATACCGGCGACGGGCAGCGCATGGCGGCGGAAGCCGGCGCGCAACTCGACCGGATGGACCAGGCGCTGATCATGGGGACGACGCCGGTCACCTATGAAGGCCGCGTCCAGGGCCAGCCTGCCGCCGATTATTTCCTGCCGCATTCCATGATCGTGAACCGGCACGGCCGCCGCTTCGTCAACGAAAAACAGATGAATATCGGGCTGGCCTTCGCGGAGCGGGACCCGGCAACGGGCGCCCCTCTGCACCTGCCGGCCTGGCGGATCTATGACGGGCAGTTTGCCGCGAAATATCCCCATGCGCTGCCGAACAAGTCGGTGCCGGGCAATCATTTCCGGGCCGAGACGCTGACCGAGCTGGCCGGATTGATCGGCGTGCATCCGGCGGGGCTGGAAGAATCCGCGCGGCGGTTCAGCGAATTCGCCCGGATCGGCAGCGACGCCGATTTCGGTCGCGGCGGCACGATCTGGGACCGCAACCGGGGCGGCGATCCCGGCCACAAGCCGAACCCGACCCTGGGAACGATTGAAAATCCGCCATTCTACGCGATGCCGTTCAAGGCGAGTTTCCTCGGCACCAAGGGCGGCCCGCGCACCAATGAGAAGGCGCAGGTGCTGCGCGAGGACGGCACCGCGATACCGGGGCTCTATGCCGCCGGCAATGTGATGGCCAATTCCTTCGGATCGACCGGTGTCGGCGCGGGAACGACACTGGGGCCCTGCCTGACCTGGGGTTATATCGCCGGAATGAGCGCCGCCGGGGACTAA
- a CDS encoding zinc-binding dehydrogenase — MKMKAVVLYEGGLAAPYAESRPLRVEEVDLDPPKAGEVLCKIGGAGLCHSDLSIINGHTPRVLPMVLGHEGAGEVVEVGAGINDVQVGDHVVFQFRTSCGRCRRCLEGRSALCEVSARAKASGGLIGGGRRLSLNGTTVSHHSGISCMAEYAVVDRGTVVVVDRNLPLDEAAIFGCAVMTGVGAVTNTARVRPGDVVAVVGLGGVGLNAVLGAKLGGAEKIIAIDIADLKLGLARQLGATHTFNAKSPDCVAEVMKLTGGGVDFAVETAGAIAAMETCYNILRTGGQLIACGIPGSTETFEFRPAQLVGEERGILGSSMGSCVPVRDVPRFISLFQQGRLPVDRLIDARIGFDDVNEGFDKLARGEVVRQILVPHL; from the coding sequence ATGAAAATGAAAGCCGTCGTGTTGTATGAAGGGGGCCTTGCCGCGCCTTATGCCGAAAGCCGCCCGTTGCGCGTGGAGGAAGTCGATCTCGATCCGCCGAAGGCGGGGGAGGTGCTTTGCAAGATCGGCGGCGCGGGGTTGTGTCATTCCGACCTGTCGATCATCAACGGGCATACGCCGCGTGTCCTGCCCATGGTGCTGGGGCATGAGGGCGCCGGCGAAGTCGTCGAGGTCGGCGCTGGCATCAACGACGTGCAGGTCGGCGACCATGTGGTCTTCCAGTTCCGGACAAGCTGCGGTCGCTGCCGCCGCTGCCTGGAAGGACGCTCGGCGCTGTGCGAGGTATCGGCCAGGGCCAAGGCGTCGGGCGGCCTGATCGGCGGCGGCAGGCGGCTTTCGCTGAATGGCACAACGGTGTCGCATCATTCGGGCATTTCCTGTATGGCGGAATACGCGGTGGTGGATCGCGGCACGGTCGTCGTGGTCGACAGGAACCTGCCGCTGGACGAAGCCGCGATCTTCGGCTGCGCGGTCATGACCGGCGTCGGCGCGGTGACCAACACGGCGCGGGTGCGGCCGGGCGATGTTGTCGCGGTGGTCGGGCTCGGCGGCGTCGGGCTGAACGCCGTGCTGGGCGCGAAGCTGGGCGGGGCGGAAAAGATCATCGCCATCGATATCGCGGATTTGAAACTGGGCCTGGCCCGTCAGCTCGGCGCCACCCATACCTTCAATGCGAAGAGCCCGGATTGCGTCGCGGAGGTCATGAAGCTGACCGGCGGCGGCGTCGATTTCGCGGTGGAAACCGCCGGCGCCATCGCGGCGATGGAGACCTGCTACAATATCCTGCGCACCGGCGGGCAGCTGATCGCCTGCGGCATCCCCGGATCGACCGAGACCTTTGAATTCCGCCCGGCGCAACTGGTCGGCGAGGAGCGCGGCATCCTGGGCAGTTCGATGGGAAGCTGCGTGCCGGTGCGGGACGTGCCGCGTTTCATCAGCCTGTTCCAGCAGGGCCGCCTGCCGGTCGACCGGCTGATCGACGCGCGCATCGGATTCGACGATGTCAATGAAGGTTTCGACAAGCTGGCCCGGGGTGAGGTGGTGCGGCAGATCCTGGTGCCGCACCTGTAG
- a CDS encoding xanthine dehydrogenase family protein molybdopterin-binding subunit, with the protein MSTANGNGRGDFKWVGTRQTRPDGVDKVTGRAKFGADHSVANMLQGKVLRSPHAHARILSIDTSKAEALPGVKSVVTSADFKLQPTDLVQNGEMQINYRDYAHNMLARDKALYEGHAVAAVAATSLAIATEALKLIEVDYEVLPHVIDVMEAAAPDAPLLHDDLFTDGVDPKPTKPSNVAKRVQVKSGDIEKGFAEADVIIEREFKTAAVHQGYIEPHACVASWAEDGVAELWCTTQGHFVARAKCARILDIDIAKLRVTSSEIGGGFGGKIIVYLEPLALALSKKAGQPVKMTMTRDEVLRASGPTSGSFIKAKIGATRDGRLTAGQVEMYYQAGAFPGAPVMPGVMCAFAPYDLENVEAVAFDVVSNRPKVAAYRAPGAPMSEYAVEAIVDEICNRIGMDPVEFRLKNAAREGTRAAFGPKFGPIGLVETLEATRKHPNYHVPLGPNQGRGVASGFWFNIGGETCVTVNIIEDGSITVMTGLPDIGGSRASLALMVAEDLGVEYDKVRPIVADTAALGFTFITAGSRGTFSGGLAAHQAAGKAIDELRSRAAKIWDIPVDAVEWKDGAAHPAGSNAGEFDPLSLAEIAKTAGKTGGPIGGDARINATGAAPSFGTHLVDVEVDPETGRVKILRYTVIQDAGKAVQPDYVEGQFQGGAVQGIGWALNEEYIYSKDGKLENAGFLDYRIPVASDVPMIDTVIVEVSNPTHPFGVRGIGETPIIPPLAAITNAVSNALNIRFTEVPMSPPKVLAAIDASYSLAAD; encoded by the coding sequence ATGAGCACGGCAAATGGAAATGGCAGAGGCGATTTCAAATGGGTCGGTACACGCCAGACGCGACCCGATGGCGTCGACAAGGTAACCGGACGGGCAAAATTCGGCGCCGACCACTCTGTCGCGAACATGCTGCAGGGCAAGGTCCTGCGCAGCCCGCATGCCCATGCGCGGATACTGTCCATCGACACGTCGAAGGCGGAGGCCCTGCCGGGCGTGAAATCCGTCGTCACATCGGCCGATTTCAAGCTCCAGCCGACCGACCTGGTTCAGAACGGCGAAATGCAGATCAACTACCGCGATTACGCGCATAACATGCTGGCGCGCGACAAGGCCCTGTATGAAGGCCACGCCGTCGCCGCTGTTGCCGCGACAAGCCTGGCGATCGCCACGGAAGCGTTGAAGCTGATCGAGGTCGACTACGAAGTCCTGCCCCATGTTATTGATGTCATGGAAGCCGCCGCGCCGGATGCGCCGTTACTGCACGATGACCTGTTTACCGACGGCGTCGACCCGAAGCCGACAAAGCCGTCAAACGTCGCCAAGCGCGTCCAGGTCAAATCCGGCGATATCGAAAAGGGTTTCGCCGAAGCCGATGTGATCATCGAACGCGAATTCAAGACTGCCGCCGTGCACCAGGGCTATATCGAGCCGCATGCCTGTGTCGCGAGCTGGGCGGAGGACGGTGTCGCCGAACTGTGGTGCACAACCCAGGGCCATTTCGTCGCGCGCGCCAAATGCGCCAGGATTCTGGACATCGACATTGCGAAGCTTCGCGTGACGTCTTCCGAAATCGGCGGCGGGTTCGGCGGCAAGATTATCGTGTATCTGGAGCCTCTTGCGCTTGCCTTGTCGAAAAAGGCCGGCCAGCCGGTCAAGATGACGATGACCCGTGACGAAGTCCTGCGCGCCAGCGGCCCCACTTCCGGTTCGTTCATCAAGGCGAAGATCGGGGCGACCAGGGACGGGCGCCTTACGGCAGGACAGGTCGAAATGTATTATCAGGCCGGCGCTTTCCCGGGGGCGCCAGTCATGCCGGGCGTGATGTGCGCTTTCGCGCCCTATGACCTGGAAAATGTGGAAGCCGTCGCCTTCGACGTTGTATCGAACCGCCCGAAAGTCGCGGCCTATCGCGCCCCCGGCGCGCCGATGTCGGAATATGCCGTCGAGGCGATCGTCGACGAGATCTGCAACAGGATCGGGATGGATCCCGTCGAATTCCGGCTCAAGAACGCCGCAAGGGAAGGCACCCGCGCCGCCTTCGGGCCGAAATTCGGCCCGATCGGACTGGTCGAAACGCTGGAAGCCACCAGGAAACACCCGAACTACCATGTGCCGCTGGGCCCGAACCAGGGCCGCGGCGTCGCGTCCGGCTTCTGGTTCAATATCGGCGGCGAAACCTGCGTGACCGTCAATATCATCGAGGACGGGTCGATTACTGTCATGACCGGCCTGCCCGATATCGGCGGATCGCGCGCGTCGCTCGCCCTGATGGTGGCCGAAGACCTTGGTGTCGAATATGACAAGGTTCGTCCAATCGTCGCGGATACGGCGGCGCTTGGGTTCACCTTTATCACGGCCGGCAGTCGCGGCACGTTCTCCGGCGGACTGGCCGCGCATCAGGCGGCGGGAAAAGCAATCGACGAGCTTCGGTCCCGCGCCGCGAAAATCTGGGATATTCCCGTCGACGCGGTGGAATGGAAGGATGGCGCGGCCCATCCCGCCGGATCGAACGCCGGTGAATTCGATCCGCTGTCGCTCGCGGAGATCGCGAAAACGGCCGGCAAGACAGGCGGCCCGATCGGCGGCGATGCGCGGATCAACGCCACCGGCGCCGCGCCCAGTTTCGGGACCCATCTGGTCGATGTTGAAGTCGATCCGGAAACCGGCCGTGTAAAGATCCTCCGCTACACCGTTATCCAGGATGCCGGCAAGGCCGTACAGCCGGATTACGTCGAAGGACAGTTCCAGGGCGGTGCGGTACAGGGTATTGGCTGGGCGCTGAACGAGGAATACATTTACAGCAAGGACGGCAAGCTGGAGAACGCCGGGTTCCTCGATTACCGGATCCCGGTCGCGTCGGATGTGCCCATGATCGATACGGTCATTGTCGAGGTTTCCAATCCGACCCATCCGTTCGGGGTGCGCGGCATTGGCGAAACGCCGATTATCCCGCCGCTCGCGGCGATTACAAACGCGGTTTCAAACGCGCTGAACATCCGCTTCACCGAAGTGCCGATGTCCCCGCCGAAAGTCCTGGCGGCGATTGACGCATCGTATAGCCTGGCCGCCGACTGA